A part of Geothrix oryzae genomic DNA contains:
- a CDS encoding response regulator codes for MAQEQRYRLVIAEDHTILREGLKALLSSRPDLEVVGEAADGREAVRRAEELTPDLMMLDLSMPRSNGLEALKEIKRISPQTKVLVLTVHKTEDYVFTALQAGADGYVLKDSSASELMLAVRSVLNGERYLGPAIASTVVSGYLGAKDASTLRPAFDELSTREREVLKLIAEGYRTKDIAEYLCISPKTVEKHRANLMDRLKLHTVPALTTYAIEKGLVTK; via the coding sequence ATGGCCCAAGAACAGCGATATCGCCTCGTCATCGCGGAGGATCACACCATCCTCCGGGAAGGACTGAAGGCATTGCTGAGCTCGCGACCGGATCTCGAGGTGGTGGGGGAGGCCGCCGATGGGCGCGAGGCGGTGCGGCGGGCGGAGGAGCTGACGCCCGACCTCATGATGCTGGACCTCTCCATGCCCCGGTCCAACGGGCTGGAAGCCTTGAAGGAGATCAAGCGCATCAGCCCCCAGACCAAGGTCCTGGTCCTGACGGTCCACAAGACCGAGGACTATGTGTTCACCGCCCTCCAGGCCGGGGCGGACGGCTATGTGCTGAAGGATTCATCCGCTTCGGAGCTGATGCTGGCCGTGCGCAGCGTGCTGAATGGCGAGCGGTACCTTGGGCCCGCCATCGCCTCGACCGTGGTGTCGGGCTATCTGGGGGCCAAGGATGCCTCCACCCTTCGCCCGGCCTTCGATGAACTCTCCACCCGGGAGCGGGAGGTCCTGAAGCTCATCGCGGAGGGCTATCGCACCAAGGACATCGCGGAATACCTCTGCATCAGCCCCAAAACCGTGGAAAAGCACCGGGCGAACCTGATGGACCGGCTCAAGCTGCATACGGTGCCCGCCCTGACCACCTACGCCATCGAGAAGGGCCTCGTCACGAAGTGA